The following coding sequences are from one Halobacteriovorax sp. JY17 window:
- a CDS encoding ATP-binding protein has protein sequence MSESGIKKFINSVPWRFFKRIALSQIILTTIIIIVTAFSARYFLKVYITNQSVNQVVESLELIKHSITTQKIDPVAWCKSLRLDWSTRYTLIDMKGNVVCDNYLNAKKLDNHLYRPEVRDAIQLGLGTSKRFSESADIDMIYGAMTFKALGKSYIIRQAVPLRQVALAMKKLDKSIIIFFIPLLVLTSLLSLWTSLQVSFPLRSLIRKISNLENLKTGQNNLDTAIPLDDEWHFVERTLDRAEVELANYIKELQIENKKFSILMESNSDAILAIDTNENILFINQRFYKNFFTEDRTREIKEMKGLKLVEISRKREVHELLREVLKDKTSIKARNIEIEMAGRSEKGWFDITTSPLISNDGKILGAICNFRNISHKKLAEQMREDFVTNVSHEVRTPLTAMKGYVQILQGIKDISDNAIVKEALSKIEHNSNRLAILFQEILNLSLIESKHKLELNKTSTEELTQTVLMNLKQVHADKKQLIECTFNAQNVVIDAGLIEQVLTNLIDNSYKYGKSDGKILIRWEALENSFELYVEDDGPGIDPIHQKRVFERFYRVDSSRSRNLGGTGLGLSIVKHIVQKHKGSISVFSNDFGGVSFKITIPLGSLG, from the coding sequence ATGTCTGAAAGTGGAATTAAGAAATTTATTAATTCTGTCCCATGGCGCTTCTTTAAAAGAATTGCCCTATCACAAATTATTCTTACAACAATTATTATTATAGTTACCGCTTTTTCTGCCAGATATTTTTTAAAGGTCTACATTACGAACCAGTCAGTAAATCAAGTAGTCGAATCTTTAGAGCTTATTAAACACTCTATTACTACTCAAAAGATAGACCCTGTAGCATGGTGTAAATCACTAAGACTAGATTGGTCTACCAGATACACCCTAATAGATATGAAGGGAAATGTTGTCTGCGATAATTACTTAAACGCAAAGAAGCTAGATAATCACCTCTACAGACCAGAAGTTCGAGATGCAATTCAACTAGGTCTTGGAACTTCAAAGAGATTTAGTGAAAGTGCTGATATAGATATGATCTATGGTGCGATGACTTTTAAAGCTCTTGGAAAGAGCTACATCATTAGGCAAGCTGTCCCTCTTAGACAGGTTGCTCTTGCAATGAAGAAGCTTGATAAATCCATTATCATCTTCTTTATTCCACTGCTAGTGCTCACCTCTCTACTTAGTTTATGGACCTCTCTACAAGTCTCATTTCCACTGCGCTCTTTAATTAGAAAGATTTCCAACTTAGAAAATTTAAAAACAGGTCAAAATAATCTAGACACCGCAATTCCATTAGATGATGAGTGGCACTTTGTCGAAAGAACTCTAGACAGAGCAGAAGTAGAACTTGCCAACTATATAAAAGAGCTGCAAATAGAAAATAAGAAGTTTTCAATCCTCATGGAAAGTAACTCCGATGCGATTTTGGCCATTGATACGAATGAGAATATTCTCTTCATTAATCAGCGTTTCTACAAGAACTTCTTCACTGAGGATAGGACTAGAGAAATTAAAGAAATGAAAGGCCTAAAGCTAGTCGAAATTTCAAGAAAGCGAGAAGTACACGAACTTCTACGGGAAGTTTTAAAGGACAAGACCAGTATAAAAGCTAGAAATATTGAAATAGAGATGGCCGGAAGATCTGAGAAAGGCTGGTTCGATATTACAACTAGCCCTCTTATTTCCAATGATGGAAAAATTCTGGGTGCAATCTGTAATTTTAGAAATATCTCTCATAAGAAACTTGCCGAACAAATGCGTGAAGACTTTGTTACAAATGTCTCTCATGAAGTTAGAACGCCCCTAACGGCAATGAAGGGCTATGTTCAAATTCTTCAAGGAATAAAGGATATATCAGACAACGCTATTGTAAAAGAGGCCCTAAGTAAAATTGAGCATAACTCTAATAGACTAGCGATTCTCTTTCAAGAAATCCTAAACTTATCTCTTATTGAATCTAAACATAAGTTAGAACTGAATAAGACTTCTACAGAGGAATTAACACAGACAGTTCTAATGAATTTGAAACAGGTTCATGCAGATAAGAAGCAACTCATAGAGTGTACTTTTAATGCTCAAAATGTCGTCATTGATGCTGGCTTAATTGAACAAGTTCTTACCAATCTCATTGATAATTCCTATAAGTATGGAAAGAGTGACGGAAAAATTCTAATAAGATGGGAGGCCCTAGAGAATTCATTTGAATTATACGTTGAAGATGACGGCCCGGGGATTGATCCGATTCATCAAAAGAGAGTCTTTGAGCGCTTCTACCGAGTTGATTCAAGTAGATCTAGAAATCTTGGTGGTACCGGTCTAGGATTAAGTATCGTCAAACACATTGTTCAAAAACATAAAGGTTCTATCTCTGTTTTCTCCAACGATTTTGGAGGTGTAAGTTTTAAAATAACTATCCCTTTGGGGTCTTTAGGATAA
- a CDS encoding response regulator transcription factor — MSKNHILVVEDERDISDLLKLQLQSMDFQVTVIEDGTEALEFIQSSPSERENSSPIDLYILDRMLPGTNGLEICKFLRLYKKTKERPILMVTALTKPESIIEGLDAGADDYINKPFDINILSARVRSLLRRSKQMEMSKEISEEIISLGPVSLDKSQCKVSIDGSDLDLTLSEYKLMVAFLHQPGKVLTRNQLVEFIQDGPVHVTDRTIDTHVFGLRKKLGEHSELIETIRGIGYRVKSYV, encoded by the coding sequence ATGTCTAAGAATCATATTTTAGTAGTCGAAGATGAAAGAGATATTTCAGACCTATTAAAACTTCAACTTCAGTCAATGGATTTTCAAGTCACCGTTATTGAGGATGGAACAGAAGCTCTTGAATTTATCCAATCCTCCCCTAGCGAAAGAGAAAACAGCTCTCCAATTGATCTCTACATATTAGATAGAATGTTACCCGGAACAAATGGGTTAGAGATTTGCAAATTTCTTAGACTCTATAAGAAAACGAAAGAGAGACCAATCCTCATGGTTACTGCACTCACAAAGCCAGAGAGTATTATCGAAGGGCTAGACGCCGGGGCCGACGATTACATCAACAAACCTTTTGATATAAATATTCTAAGTGCGCGAGTCAGATCTCTTCTTAGAAGATCTAAACAAATGGAGATGTCAAAAGAAATAAGTGAAGAGATTATCTCCTTAGGTCCTGTAAGTCTTGACAAGAGTCAGTGTAAAGTAAGTATTGATGGAAGTGATCTAGACTTAACCTTAAGTGAATATAAGCTAATGGTTGCCTTCTTACATCAGCCTGGAAAAGTTCTGACAAGAAATCAGTTAGTAGAGTTTATTCAAGACGGACCCGTTCACGTTACAGATAGAACAATTGATACACACGTCTTTGGTCTTAGAAAAAAGCTTGGAGAACACTCAGAACTTATTGAGACAATTCGAGGAATTGGATATAGAGTAAAAAGTTATGTCTGA
- the phoU gene encoding phosphate signaling complex protein PhoU has translation MEISSADLREMILKMATSVESIVDNSSKQEVTINEIFIYENEVNKFHTDIDDLVFKYIALKTPAATDLRIALSVMKINSELERIADQAVNIKRSMKKLSKSYAQLEALNDEVKMMLRNSIDAFVKLDSKLATDVIQHDQEVNELYRDIMRDFIKKMKSETVNFDEGFAVIRVAKCLERIGDQTTNIAEDVIFLETGADIRHNADVKFGRRKEDKVIIKGQEE, from the coding sequence ATGGAAATCTCAAGTGCAGATTTAAGAGAAATGATTTTAAAAATGGCAACATCAGTTGAGTCTATTGTCGATAACTCTTCAAAGCAAGAAGTCACAATTAATGAAATATTCATTTATGAGAATGAAGTGAATAAATTTCATACAGATATTGATGACCTTGTCTTTAAATACATTGCTCTAAAAACTCCTGCCGCAACTGACCTTCGAATAGCTCTCTCTGTGATGAAAATAAATTCAGAACTAGAGCGTATTGCAGATCAAGCTGTGAATATAAAGAGAAGTATGAAGAAGCTCAGCAAGAGCTATGCACAGCTTGAAGCTTTAAATGATGAAGTGAAAATGATGCTTAGAAATAGTATCGATGCCTTCGTGAAACTTGACTCAAAACTAGCGACAGATGTTATCCAACATGATCAGGAAGTAAATGAGCTGTACCGAGACATTATGAGAGACTTCATTAAGAAGATGAAGTCCGAGACAGTTAATTTTGATGAAGGATTTGCCGTTATACGTGTTGCAAAATGTCTTGAGCGAATTGGAGATCAAACTACTAATATTGCAGAAGATGTTATATTTTTAGAAACTGGTGCAGACATTAGGCATAATGCTGATGTAAAATTTGGACGTAGAAAAGAAGATAAAGTCATCATAAAGGGACAAGAGGAATAG
- the pstA gene encoding phosphate ABC transporter permease PstA, producing MNYLTWRKFKNIFFHSMLYISSLIVLLPLFLIISYVFKMGASSLNLDFFTALPKPVGEVGGGMRHAILGTLYLVAIGSLISIPTGLLCGIYLSEFGKGKTAALLRFSIDMLTGVPSIIIGIFSYILIVVPFKSFSAIAGGVALSIIILPIVCRSTEEILKLIPNHIREAGLALGLPRWRVILNIVVRGNLSSLITGVMLAISRAAGETAPLLFTAFGNMYLSYRIDEPMASLPVQIYQYAISPFDDWRRQAWAGAFVLIILVLGINLIARLLVKIGSLRNLISRGSK from the coding sequence ATGAATTATTTAACTTGGAGAAAATTTAAAAATATTTTCTTTCATTCAATGCTCTATATTTCGTCATTGATTGTTCTTCTACCACTATTTCTCATTATTAGTTACGTTTTCAAAATGGGAGCCTCGTCTCTTAATCTTGACTTCTTTACTGCTCTTCCTAAACCCGTTGGAGAAGTAGGAGGAGGAATGAGGCATGCGATACTTGGAACACTCTACTTAGTTGCTATCGGAAGCCTAATATCTATTCCAACAGGACTTCTCTGTGGAATTTATCTAAGTGAATTTGGAAAGGGTAAGACAGCGGCACTCCTTCGCTTCTCTATCGATATGCTTACAGGTGTTCCATCAATTATCATTGGAATCTTTTCTTATATTCTTATCGTTGTTCCCTTTAAAAGCTTTTCAGCAATTGCCGGCGGAGTCGCTCTTAGCATAATTATTCTCCCTATTGTCTGTCGATCAACAGAAGAGATCTTAAAACTTATCCCAAACCATATTAGAGAGGCCGGTCTTGCTCTTGGACTTCCAAGATGGCGAGTTATTTTAAATATTGTAGTAAGAGGAAACTTATCCTCACTAATTACAGGGGTAATGCTAGCAATCTCACGAGCAGCGGGCGAAACAGCTCCTCTACTCTTTACAGCATTTGGAAATATGTATCTAAGCTACAGAATTGATGAACCAATGGCATCTCTACCTGTACAAATATATCAATACGCGATCTCCCCTTTTGATGACTGGAGAAGACAGGCGTGGGCGGGAGCCTTCGTTCTAATAATACTTGTCCTCGGGATTAATCTTATCGCCAGGCTTTTAGTAAAGATCGGGAGCTTGAGAAATTTAATAAGCAGAGGTTCTAAATGA
- the pstB gene encoding phosphate ABC transporter ATP-binding protein PstB, whose translation MKSDIILEVKNLNVWYEDFHAVKGISVDYPEKSISAIIGPSGCGKSTFLRCLNRIYEEVPGAKATGEIILEGRNILEKSVDPVELRKHVGMVFQKPNPFPAMSILDNVTIGLRLQGVKDKSFLMSVAEQCLRKAALWNEVKDKLHKLGTSLSGGQQQRLCIARALAVNPSVLLMDEPTSALDPIASAKIEELMSELKKEFTVIVVTHNMQQAARIADYTSFFVLGDLIEHGLSSDIFTTPKVKKTEDYITGRFG comes from the coding sequence ATGAAGAGTGATATTATCTTAGAAGTTAAAAATCTTAACGTATGGTATGAAGATTTTCATGCGGTGAAAGGAATTTCTGTAGACTACCCAGAAAAGTCTATCTCAGCAATTATTGGCCCTTCAGGCTGTGGAAAGTCCACATTTCTAAGATGCTTAAATAGAATCTATGAGGAAGTCCCTGGAGCAAAAGCAACAGGCGAAATCATTCTAGAAGGTAGAAATATTCTTGAAAAGAGTGTTGATCCTGTAGAGCTTCGAAAGCACGTTGGAATGGTCTTTCAAAAACCAAATCCATTTCCGGCCATGAGTATTTTAGATAATGTGACGATTGGTCTTAGACTCCAAGGAGTTAAGGATAAATCTTTCCTTATGAGTGTCGCTGAACAATGCCTTAGAAAAGCTGCTCTTTGGAACGAAGTAAAAGATAAGCTTCATAAACTTGGAACAAGTCTCTCAGGAGGACAGCAGCAGAGACTCTGTATCGCTAGAGCGTTGGCAGTGAATCCTTCCGTCTTACTTATGGATGAGCCGACTTCTGCTCTAGACCCAATAGCCTCAGCAAAAATTGAAGAGCTTATGAGTGAGTTAAAGAAAGAATTTACAGTAATTGTTGTGACTCACAATATGCAACAAGCCGCAAGAATCGCAGACTATACAAGCTTCTTTGTCTTAGGTGATTTAATTGAACATGGACTTAGTTCAGATATCTTCACTACCCCTAAAGTAAAGAAAACCGAAGATTATATTACTGGAAGATTTGGATAA